A single genomic interval of Actinomycetes bacterium harbors:
- a CDS encoding cation-transporting P-type ATPase, whose protein sequence is MTEAALVPSKDETPAGGGAATENWYALTPDEVTQKLGVDPATGLSAAKAAERLKANGPNALPAEKPPPGWQRFLAQYRSYMQIILVAAAVASLLIGQVATGIAVLLITALNALGGLRQQGKAESAMNALQSMLKTSARVRRDGTEVKVDADQVVVGDVVLLAAGDDVCADGRLLEATSLQIDESALTGESVPASKSVDVITDQNPVLGDQSNMAFMNTPVTHGSGLMIVTGTGADTAVGNISGMLKSAPTLKTPLTKQLDTLTLWIAAAAGLTIAIMFALGISRGDSTQKIFTTAIALALAAVPMAMPTVLQVILSSGSRDLAAHGAVVKSLDSVETLGSTSAINSDKTGTLTLNQVTVVEVIDPTDRYAISGMGYGLDGHVEHTAGNTHTIEAAILPFLIANDAKLVNGKVVGDPTEGALLVLGHKAQLDIEGNQAAFPRLATLPFDPTYKLMAAFCEAKDDSGKPVVRAFVKGAGPAVIAKAATALANGQSVPWGDRENERADQEMQRLGGKGLRVMAAATRDIDPKDFDPDGDLLSMVKDLQMTAIVGMIDPPRAESVDAVKAAQEANIRVRMVTGDDVVTGAAIAKQVGIPGEAILGTDLAAMSEAERLERIDSIGVVGRVAPEHKVLMVQTLRKKGEVVAMTGDGVNDAPAIKAADIGIAMGTGTQVAKNAGRMILTDDNFATIVRAISEGRKLYDNMLKYIRFMLVALVTYVVTFLLASLLNIAGGQPFSAVQILWINFLITAPVGIALGLDKETPGLMQRKPRPRDASIMSPAVMTTVGLAGLFMSVAIDVVIVAGKHQYDLGIASTMGLVAFSLMLVIAAFESRDEKATILRLDTFDNRTLNITAIVEIVLAILIARGAALTSLLGASALTSTQWLFGALPALVLFIGWELGKALARRQSGEVEDTVPASVLPAEA, encoded by the coding sequence ATGACCGAAGCGGCCCTGGTACCCAGCAAGGACGAGACGCCGGCCGGCGGCGGCGCCGCAACGGAGAACTGGTACGCGCTCACGCCAGACGAGGTGACCCAGAAGCTCGGTGTCGACCCGGCCACCGGTCTCTCCGCAGCCAAGGCCGCCGAGCGGCTGAAGGCGAACGGGCCGAACGCCCTGCCCGCCGAGAAGCCACCGCCGGGCTGGCAACGCTTCCTGGCGCAGTACCGGTCCTACATGCAGATCATCCTCGTCGCTGCCGCCGTCGCCTCGCTCCTCATCGGCCAGGTCGCCACCGGGATCGCCGTCCTGCTGATCACTGCGCTGAACGCCCTGGGCGGCTTGCGCCAGCAGGGCAAGGCGGAGAGTGCCATGAACGCTCTGCAGTCGATGCTCAAGACATCCGCCCGGGTGCGTCGGGATGGCACCGAAGTGAAGGTCGACGCCGACCAGGTGGTCGTGGGCGACGTGGTCCTGCTGGCGGCCGGTGACGACGTGTGCGCGGACGGGCGGCTGCTCGAGGCCACCTCGCTGCAGATCGACGAGTCCGCGCTGACCGGCGAGAGCGTTCCCGCGTCCAAGAGCGTCGACGTGATCACCGATCAGAACCCGGTGCTCGGGGACCAGTCCAACATGGCGTTCATGAACACCCCGGTGACGCACGGCAGCGGCCTGATGATCGTCACGGGGACCGGCGCCGACACCGCCGTGGGCAACATCTCCGGCATGCTGAAGTCGGCTCCCACCCTCAAGACCCCGCTGACCAAGCAGCTGGACACCCTGACGTTGTGGATCGCCGCGGCGGCCGGACTGACCATCGCGATCATGTTCGCCCTCGGGATCTCCCGCGGGGACTCGACCCAGAAGATCTTCACGACGGCGATCGCGCTCGCCCTGGCCGCGGTACCGATGGCGATGCCGACTGTGCTGCAGGTCATCCTGTCCAGCGGGTCCAGGGATCTCGCCGCCCACGGCGCGGTCGTGAAGAGCCTCGACTCGGTCGAGACCCTCGGCTCGACCTCGGCCATCAACTCGGACAAGACCGGCACGCTCACCTTGAACCAGGTCACCGTCGTGGAGGTGATCGACCCCACCGACCGCTACGCGATATCCGGCATGGGGTACGGCCTCGACGGCCATGTGGAGCACACCGCGGGAAACACCCACACCATCGAGGCGGCGATCCTGCCATTCCTCATCGCCAACGACGCCAAGCTCGTGAACGGCAAGGTGGTGGGAGACCCGACGGAGGGTGCGCTGCTGGTCCTCGGGCACAAGGCACAGCTGGACATCGAGGGCAACCAGGCTGCCTTCCCGAGACTGGCCACCCTTCCCTTCGACCCCACCTACAAGCTCATGGCCGCCTTCTGCGAGGCCAAGGACGACTCGGGGAAGCCGGTCGTCCGGGCGTTCGTCAAGGGAGCCGGACCGGCGGTGATCGCGAAGGCAGCGACGGCCTTGGCCAACGGACAGAGCGTGCCGTGGGGCGATCGGGAGAACGAGCGCGCCGACCAGGAGATGCAGCGTCTCGGGGGCAAGGGTCTGCGCGTCATGGCTGCAGCCACGAGGGACATCGACCCCAAGGACTTCGACCCCGACGGTGACCTGCTGTCGATGGTCAAGGACCTGCAGATGACCGCGATCGTCGGGATGATCGACCCTCCTCGCGCCGAGTCGGTGGACGCGGTCAAGGCGGCCCAGGAGGCCAACATCCGGGTGCGAATGGTCACCGGGGACGACGTCGTCACCGGGGCGGCCATCGCCAAGCAGGTCGGCATCCCCGGAGAAGCGATACTCGGCACCGATCTGGCCGCGATGTCCGAAGCCGAACGACTCGAGCGCATCGACAGCATCGGAGTGGTCGGACGGGTGGCCCCCGAGCACAAGGTGCTCATGGTCCAAACCCTGCGCAAGAAGGGCGAGGTCGTGGCCATGACCGGCGACGGGGTCAACGATGCCCCCGCGATCAAGGCCGCTGACATCGGCATCGCGATGGGCACGGGCACTCAGGTCGCCAAGAACGCCGGGCGCATGATCCTCACCGACGACAACTTCGCCACGATCGTGCGAGCCATCTCGGAGGGACGCAAGCTCTACGACAACATGCTGAAGTACATCCGGTTCATGTTGGTGGCGCTGGTGACCTACGTGGTGACGTTCCTGCTCGCGAGCCTGCTCAACATCGCTGGCGGACAGCCCTTCTCCGCCGTGCAGATCCTGTGGATCAACTTCCTCATCACCGCGCCGGTCGGCATCGCGCTGGGACTGGACAAAGAGACCCCGGGGCTCATGCAGCGCAAACCACGTCCGCGGGACGCCTCGATCATGAGTCCCGCCGTCATGACCACCGTGGGCCTGGCCGGCCTGTTCATGTCCGTCGCGATCGACGTGGTGATCGTCGCCGGAAAGCACCAGTACGACCTCGGGATCGCCAGCACCATGGGTCTCGTCGCGTTCTCCCTGATGCTCGTGATCGCGGCTTTCGAGTCCCGCGACGAAAAGGCCACGATCCTGCGCCTGGACACCTTCGACAACAGGACACTCAACATCACGGCCATCGTGGAGATCGTTCTGGCGATCCTGATCGCGCGTGGTGCCGCGCTGACGTCGCTGCTCGGCGCATCGGCGCTCACCAGCACGCAATGGTTGTTCGGTGCCCTTCCGGCCCTCGTGCTGTTCATCGGGTGGGAGCTCGGCAAGGCGCTGGCCCGCAGGCAGTCCGGCGAGGTCGAGGACACGGTGCCTGCATCGGTGCTTCCTGCCGAGGCATGA
- the ppk2 gene encoding polyphosphate kinase 2, with protein sequence MNDRPKMNDRPKMKTKEYEKQMRRLQGELVAMQEWVKSSGAKVCIVFEGLDSAGKGGTIRRITERTSPRVFKHIALPTPNEREKSQMYIQRYIAHFPSAGEVAIFDRSWYNRAGVEPVMGYCTLEQSEKFLEQVPAVEKAMVDNGIILIKYWLNVSVDEQTRRLESRIEDPRKIWKLSPTDLKSYSRHFDYCRARDAMLAATDTPWAPWFIADNNDKKRGRLNIITHLLSQIPYKPLAPLDVKMPRKPSARGYVEPNLPLHLIPTPF encoded by the coding sequence ATGAACGACAGGCCCAAGATGAACGACAGGCCCAAGATGAAGACGAAGGAGTACGAGAAGCAGATGCGGCGCCTGCAGGGCGAGTTGGTGGCCATGCAGGAGTGGGTCAAGTCCTCCGGTGCCAAGGTGTGCATCGTCTTCGAGGGCCTGGACTCGGCGGGCAAGGGCGGCACGATCCGACGGATCACCGAGCGCACGAGCCCTCGGGTGTTCAAGCACATCGCGCTGCCCACCCCGAACGAGCGCGAGAAGTCACAGATGTACATCCAGCGCTACATCGCGCACTTCCCCTCGGCCGGGGAGGTCGCCATCTTCGACCGCAGCTGGTACAACCGCGCGGGCGTCGAGCCCGTCATGGGCTACTGCACCCTGGAACAGAGCGAGAAGTTCCTGGAGCAGGTCCCTGCGGTCGAGAAGGCGATGGTCGACAACGGGATCATCCTGATCAAGTACTGGCTCAACGTCAGCGTCGACGAGCAGACCCGACGGCTCGAGAGCCGCATCGAAGACCCACGCAAGATCTGGAAGCTCTCCCCCACGGACCTGAAGTCCTACAGCCGTCACTTCGACTACTGCCGGGCGCGGGACGCCATGCTGGCTGCCACCGACACGCCGTGGGCGCCCTGGTTCATCGCGGACAACAACGACAAGAAGCGGGGACGGCTCAACATCATCACCCACCTGCTCAGCCAGATCCCGTACAAGCCACTGGCGCCGCTCGACGTCAAGATGCCGCGCAAGCCGAGCGCCCGGGGATACGTGGAGCCGAACCTGCCTCTGCACCTCATCCCGACTCCTTTCTAG
- the miaB gene encoding tRNA (N6-isopentenyl adenosine(37)-C2)-methylthiotransferase MiaB, translated as MTGAHTGARTYSLRTYGCQMNVHDSERLSGLLEEAGYVRAPDGEDGDVVVLNTCAVRENADNKLYGNLGHLAPVKASRPGMQIAVGGCLAQKDRGDILERAPWVDVVFGTHNIGSLPTLLERARHNAAAQVEIVEALEVFPSTLPTRRDSAYSAWVSISVGCNNTCTFCIVPSLRGTERDRRPGDVLAEVRALVADGVLEVTLLGQNVNSYGVEVGERGAFASLLRACGEVEGLERVRFTSPHPRDFTDDVIEAMAETPNVMPSLHMPLQSGSDDVLRRMRRSYRSERFLGILDRVRAAIPEAAVTTDIIVGFPGETDADFEATLDVVRAARFAGAFTFQYSPRPGTPAASMDGQVPKAVVQERYERLVAAQDDIAWAENRTQLGRTVEVLVAEGEGRKDDATRRMSGRARDNRLVHFVPQGDPRPGDVVMVEVTHAAPHHLVADGPVRALRRTPGGDAWAARQERRRSDAVLLGLPRVGAPA; from the coding sequence GTGACAGGGGCCCACACCGGTGCTCGCACCTACAGCCTGCGGACCTACGGCTGCCAGATGAACGTGCACGACTCCGAGCGGCTGTCCGGGCTGCTGGAGGAGGCGGGCTACGTCCGCGCGCCCGACGGCGAGGACGGCGACGTCGTGGTCCTCAACACCTGCGCGGTCCGCGAGAACGCGGACAACAAGCTGTACGGCAACCTGGGCCACCTCGCCCCCGTGAAGGCGTCCCGGCCGGGGATGCAGATCGCGGTCGGGGGCTGCCTCGCGCAGAAAGACCGCGGCGACATCCTCGAGCGGGCACCCTGGGTCGACGTCGTCTTCGGCACGCACAACATCGGCTCGCTGCCCACCCTGCTGGAACGCGCGCGCCACAACGCGGCGGCCCAGGTCGAGATCGTCGAGGCGCTCGAGGTGTTCCCCTCGACGCTGCCGACGCGTCGCGACAGCGCGTACTCGGCCTGGGTCTCGATCAGCGTGGGATGCAACAACACGTGCACGTTCTGCATCGTCCCGTCGTTGCGGGGAACCGAGCGGGACCGACGACCCGGCGACGTGCTCGCCGAGGTGCGGGCGCTGGTCGCCGACGGGGTGCTCGAGGTGACGCTGCTGGGGCAGAACGTCAACTCCTACGGCGTCGAGGTCGGCGAGCGGGGCGCCTTCGCGAGCCTGCTGCGCGCGTGCGGTGAGGTCGAGGGGCTGGAGCGCGTACGGTTCACCAGCCCGCACCCGCGGGACTTCACCGACGACGTCATCGAGGCGATGGCCGAGACGCCCAACGTCATGCCCTCGCTGCACATGCCGCTGCAGTCCGGCTCCGACGACGTGCTGCGCCGGATGCGGCGCTCGTACCGCTCGGAGCGCTTCCTGGGGATCCTCGACCGCGTCCGCGCGGCGATCCCCGAGGCCGCCGTGACGACGGACATCATCGTCGGCTTCCCCGGCGAGACCGACGCCGACTTCGAGGCGACGTTGGACGTCGTGCGGGCGGCGCGCTTCGCCGGTGCGTTCACCTTCCAGTACTCCCCGAGGCCGGGCACGCCGGCCGCCTCGATGGACGGGCAGGTCCCCAAGGCGGTCGTCCAGGAGCGCTACGAGCGACTGGTCGCGGCGCAGGACGACATCGCGTGGGCGGAGAACAGGACCCAGCTCGGACGCACGGTCGAGGTGCTCGTCGCCGAGGGCGAGGGGCGCAAGGACGACGCCACCCGGCGGATGAGCGGACGAGCGCGTGACAACCGGCTGGTCCACTTCGTGCCCCAGGGCGACCCGCGCCCGGGCGACGTCGTCATGGTCGAGGTCACCCACGCCGCGCCGCACCACTTGGTCGCGGACGGGCCGGTACGCGCGCTGCGGCGCACCCCCGGAGGGGACGCGTGGGCCGCCCGCCAGGAGCGCCGGCGCTCCGACGCGGTCCTGCTCGGGCTACCCCGGGTCGGGGCGCCCGCCTGA